In the genome of Triticum urartu cultivar G1812 chromosome 5, Tu2.1, whole genome shotgun sequence, one region contains:
- the LOC125508010 gene encoding probable polyamine transporter At3g19553, with translation MTGGGGEDVPAARRRPLTVLPLVALIFYDVSGGPFGIEDSVRAGGGALLPLLGFLILPVLWSLPEALITAELASAFPTNAGYVAWVSAAFGPAVAFLVGFSKWASGTLDNALYPVLFLDYLRSSGLALAPPLRSLAVLGLTAALTYLNFRGLHLVGLSALFLTAFSLSPFVALTALAIPKIRPSRWLAVNPKAIDPRGYFNSMFWNLNYWDKASTLAGEVDEPRKTFPKAVFGAVALVVGAYLIPLLAGTGALPSETAAEWTDGFFSEVGQRIGGPWLRVWIQAAAAMSNMGLFEAEMSSDSFQLLGMAEMGMIPAVFARRSRHGTPTYSILCSATGVVVLSFMSFQEIIELLNFLYGLGMLAVFAAFVKLRFKNPDLPRPYRIPLGSVGAAVMCVPPVLLIGTVMCLASATTIVVNIIVLAVGVAMYFGVERLKGSGWVEFLTPVPSDSFHGSSSDDDVEDVRAVLLPAGVPHAQEEEVASKAE, from the exons ATGACCGGCGGAGGCGGAGAGGACGTCCCCGCGGCGAGGCGGCGCCCCCTGACGGTGCTCCCCCTCGTCGCGCTCATCTTCTACGACGTCTCGGGCGGGCCGTTCGGCATCGAGGACTCTGTCCGCGCCGGCGGCGGCGCCCTGCTCCCGCTCCTCGGCTTCCTCATCCTCCCGGTCCTCTGGTCGCTCCCTGAAGCCCTCATCACCGCCGAGCTCGCCtccgcgttccccaccaacgccGGCTACGTCGCCTGGGTCTCCGCCGCGTTCGGCCCCGCCGTCGCCTTCCTCGTCGGCTTCTCCAAGTGGGCCTCCGGCACCCTCGACAACGCGCTCTACCCGGTGCTCTTCCTCGACTACCTCCGCTCCAGCGGGCTCGCCCTCGCGCCGCCGCTCCGCTCGCTCGCCGTGCTCGGCCTCACCGCCGCGCTCACCTACCTCAATTTCCGCGGCCTCCACCTCGTCGGCCTCTCGGCGCTTTTCCTCACCGCCTTCTCCCTGTCCCCGTTCGTCGCGCTCACCGCGCTCGCCATCCCCAAGATCCGCCCTTCCCGCTGGCTCGCCGTCAACCCCAAGGCCATCGACCCGCGCGGCTACTTCAACTCCATGTTCTGGAACCTCAATTACTGGGACAAGGCGAGCACGCTCGCCGGCGAGGTTGACGAGCCGAGGAAGACGTTCCCCAAGGCGGTGTTCGGCGCCGTGGCGCTCGTCGTCGGCGCGTACCTCATCCCGCTCCTGGCAGGCACCGGCGCGCTGCCATCGGAGACAGCGGCCGAGTGGACGGACGGGTTCTTCTCCGAGGTCGGGCAGAGGATCGGCGGGCCCTGGCTGCGCGTGTGGATCCAGGCCGCGGCGGCCATGTCCAACATGGGGCTCTTCGAGGCCGAGATGAGCAGCGACTCCTTCCAGCTCCTCGGCATGGCCGAGATGGGCATGATCCCCGCCGTCTTCGCCCGCAG ATCGCGACACGGGACGCCGACGTACAGCATCCTCTGCTCGGCGACGGGGGTGGTGGTCCTCTCCTTCATGAGCTTCCAGGAGATCATCGAGCTCCTCAACTTCCTATACGGGCTCGGCATGCTCGCCGTGTTCGCGGCGTTCGTCAAGCTGCGTTTCAAGAACCCGGACCTGCCCCGGCCGTACCGGATCCCGCTCGGCTCCGTGGGGGCAGCCGTCATGTGCGTCCCGCCCGTCTTGCTCATCGGCACCGTCATGTGCCTCGCGTCGGCCACGACCATCGTCGTCAACATCATCGTGCTCGCTGTCGGGGTCGCCATGTACTTCGGCGTCGAACGCCTCAAGGGCAGCGGCTGGGTCGAGTTCCTGACGCCCGTGCCGTCCGACAGCTTCCACGGATCGTCGTCCGACGACGACGTCGAGGATGTCCGCGCCGTCCTCCTCCCCGCCGGCGTGCCCCACGCCCAGGAGGAGGAAGTGGCAAGCAAGGCCGAGTAG